tatagTTTATCGAAACTTAAatgctaaaactaaaacatataattatgaaataccaaataaaatattaaaaataagacgGATACAAGGATAcaactattttagtaaatttgactgCAAATCAGGATTTTACCATctaaaactagaagaagaatctaaacaacTAACAGCATTCACAGTACCTCAAGGCTTCTATGAATGGAATGTAttaccatttggatataaaaatgcaccaggtaggtatcaacattttatggataactattttaaccaattagaaaattgtattgtatatatagatgacatattattatattctaaaacacaagatgaacacataagattattagaaaaatttatacatattattAAACATTCAGGTATAAGcttaagtaaaaagaaagcagaaattatgaaaccacagatagaatttctaggaatacaaatagataaaaatgaaataaaaatgcaaacccatatagtacaaaaaataattacactagatgaaaatatagatacaaaaaagaaattacaatcattTCTAGGATTAGTAAATCAAGTAAGAGAATATATACCAAGATTAGCAGAACATTTAAAACCATTAcacaaaaaacttaaaaaagatgttgaatattattttgacaacaaagataaagaacatataaaaaatattaagaatttatgTAAAATTACCAAAACTTTACTTTCCTGATGAAAATAAGACATTTACCTACATTGTTGAAAAGATTCGAGTGACCATAGTTATGGCGGAGtgttaaaatacaaatataacaaagaaaaaatagaacatcATTGTAGATATTACTCAGGATCCTATAACGAAGCACAaacaaaatgggaaataaacagaaaagaattatttgcattatataaatgtttattagcatttgaaccatatattgTTTACAACAAATTTATTGTAAGGACAGATAACACACAGGTAAAATGGTGGATAACTAAAAAGGTAGAAGATtcagttacaacaaaagaaataagaagattagtattaaatatattaaattttaaatttacaatTGAGGTAATTAAAACTGACAAAAACCTTGTCGCAGACTACCTCTCAAGAGAAAGATACAATGAAAGATATATTGGCTATGATGACAAATCTATGccaaaaaatggagaaaatagaAGCAGATGTACAAGATCTGAAAGAAAAAGTTAacagtcagcagcatgactataaACATGCGGAGCTACGTCGTTCGGCGGACGGTAAACAGCCAGAGCTAAAAGGAGACGATGGGAAACTCCATAAAACCCATGACAAAGTTTGTTTAAATACAGCTGCAGGTACAAGCAAAAAAGCTAGTGAGAAACCAAGGAATACAAACTTAAACCAGCTATTCATAAAACCATTTATTCAAAATACACAAGTACAAATACCCGCAGAACCACAAACTTCCACATATGCAGTTAGTCTACAGAATGACAAAAAGAGATACAACTACATTACACAGTCCTATATcgaaaacatatataaaatccaaacatatttaaatttgaaccCCAGATCTACCCAAACTAAAAACCCAGAAGAAGACTATATAACCCAAAAGTTACGGGGATATAATAGGCTTATAGCACAACCTAAAACTAGTCCAAATTTAGTTAAAACATGTTATAGTTATGGGTTACTAAACACAGTATATACATATACTGGAGAAGAGATAATTGGGATACCAGAATTACACAAAGCATTTGTGACATACAAAAGTGTTACTAAAGGAAAtctattttatattaagttttatACAGCACCAGCTGAGATATTATACGAAGAAATTAAGTCGCCAATCCAAGTTATAAAGATAGGTTTGACCAGAGATATGATAATACCAGAGGAAATAGAAAAACAAACTGAGATACCGAAGATAGAGATACCAAACttttatgcaaataaaagaataattggtATAGCAACAATTATACAAGAGCTAGCCAATAATTAGTTAAATGGCAATGCTATTTGGAGTTAATATGCACGAGATCAAGTTATGATTTATTCAAACTCCAAGGAACTAAGAAAATCAGATATGGATGAAGTCCAGCGATGGATTTTTTCATTGTTGAAACCAGAAGAACAACCTACTACCAGAGCTCTAAAAAAGGAATTTATTTCAGAAGAGTTATTAGTCAGATATTACAAGCTTATTGGAAACAGGTACCCAGATCACAGATGCTCCAAATGTAACGGAGAAGATAATGTTATACCAGATGTTGATTTGGGATAAAGACGGAAGAAATAAAGCAAGCTATATCAGAAATAAGATTCCCACAagataagatttaaattttgtaaaagtcgtaaagtaaatagttAATGTGTCGGCCATGAAAGGCCAATTATGTAAaaagtattttgtaaaattgtcggccaaaaataaaagaataggCCATTATGTAAAGTAGTAATAGAaagtcttttgttttcttgtgtcgGCCGAATATAAAAAGGCCAGGTGTTAATTAGGAGTGTCGGCCATTTGGCCAAAAGTGTCAAGTTTtcttgtataaatagagggctttccctcataataaaatcatcaa
This window of the Solanum pennellii chromosome 2, SPENNV200 genome carries:
- the LOC107010006 gene encoding uncharacterized protein LOC107010006 is translated as MEKIEADVQDLKEKVNSQQHDYKHAELRRSADGKQPELKGDDGKLHKTHDKVCLNTAAGTSKKASEKPRNTNLNQLFIKPFIQNTQVQIPAEPQTSTYAVSLQNDKKRYNYITQSYIENIYKIQTYLNLNPRSTQTKNPEEDYITQKLRGYNRLIAQPKTSPNLVKTCYSYGLLNTVYTYTGEEIIGIPELHKAFVTYKSVTKGNLFYIKFYTAPAEILYEEIKSPIQVIKIGLTRDMIIPEEIEKQTEIPKIEIPNFYANKRIIGIATIIQELANN